One genomic region from Caldicoprobacter guelmensis encodes:
- a CDS encoding response regulator transcription factor → MLTVLIVDDEPLVRSSVRYALQEVEIKTRILGEAENGEEALLLYKKVLPDVVITDVKMPGMDGLALIEEIRKIDRVTQFIIISGYAEFDYARRAMKYEVQHYLLKPIKSKDLEEALRQCAVRINGQYAELLPQAEQLIKYIDENYSAPLTLNMLAQKFNFSPKYISNMIKNKVGYSFIEYLTNLRIKRAVELLTKTNMSIKEIALSVGYDDQQYFHRIFKKKTGKTPTQYRKEVM, encoded by the coding sequence ATGTTAACGGTGCTGATCGTTGATGATGAGCCATTGGTAAGAAGCAGCGTAAGATACGCATTACAAGAAGTTGAGATAAAAACGCGCATTTTGGGAGAAGCTGAAAATGGAGAAGAGGCGCTTTTGCTTTATAAAAAAGTCTTACCTGATGTGGTCATTACCGATGTAAAAATGCCGGGCATGGATGGTTTAGCGTTGATTGAGGAGATTCGTAAAATCGATCGCGTGACTCAATTTATCATTATCAGCGGATATGCAGAATTTGATTATGCGCGGAGAGCTATGAAGTACGAAGTGCAGCATTATCTTTTAAAACCTATAAAAAGCAAGGATTTGGAAGAGGCTTTAAGACAATGTGCTGTAAGAATAAATGGCCAATATGCAGAATTATTACCACAGGCTGAACAGTTAATAAAATACATCGATGAAAATTATTCTGCTCCACTCACACTCAACATGCTGGCCCAAAAATTTAACTTCAGTCCCAAATATATCTCCAATATGATAAAGAATAAAGTGGGGTATAGTTTTATCGAGTATTTGACAAACTTGAGGATTAAGCGTGCTGTGGAGCTGCTTACAAAAACCAATATGAGCATCAAGGAAATAGCTCTTTCTGTAGGTTATGATGACCAACAATACTTTCACAGGATTTTCAAGAAAAAGACGGGTAAGACGCCGACACAATATAGAAAAGAGGTTATGTAG
- a CDS encoding ABC transporter permease subunit, producing MRLTRGEKIFQAFDIAILTTFALLCIYPFIYVIALSFNDGMDAMRGGIYLFPRKFTLENYRRLFEDRRLVGSFLISVFRTVVGAALGALVNAMFAYGISKSDLPFRKFFNWMIIIPMYFSGGIIPYFLVCKALGLTNNVLVYVIPWLATPFYIMLLRISIKELPESLEESAYIDGAGYGRIFFKIVLPLCLPAMATVILLGGIAHWNDWLDGTIMMSNSRLWPMQTLLLHILQGTDMMSFFKERNLSTAGGMIRKIRITPESLKMAMLVITVLPIFMIYPFAQRYFIRGIMIGSIKG from the coding sequence GTGAGGCTTACCAGGGGAGAGAAAATATTTCAAGCTTTTGACATAGCCATATTGACTACATTTGCATTGCTTTGTATTTATCCGTTTATTTATGTTATTGCGCTTTCTTTCAATGACGGTATGGATGCTATGAGAGGGGGTATATATTTATTCCCGAGGAAGTTTACATTGGAGAATTATAGAAGATTATTTGAAGATAGGAGGCTGGTAGGCAGTTTCTTAATATCAGTGTTTCGTACTGTGGTAGGTGCAGCTTTGGGGGCATTGGTAAATGCCATGTTTGCGTACGGCATCAGCAAATCAGACTTACCGTTTAGGAAATTTTTCAACTGGATGATCATAATACCCATGTATTTTAGTGGGGGTATAATACCGTATTTTCTCGTTTGCAAGGCCCTGGGCTTGACCAACAACGTGCTGGTTTATGTGATCCCTTGGCTGGCCACTCCGTTTTATATAATGTTGCTTAGGATCAGCATAAAGGAACTGCCTGAGTCTCTGGAGGAGAGTGCATATATAGACGGTGCTGGATACGGCCGCATCTTTTTTAAGATAGTGCTCCCCCTGTGTTTGCCTGCAATGGCAACGGTTATATTGCTGGGAGGAATTGCACACTGGAATGACTGGCTTGATGGCACCATTATGATGAGCAATTCACGGCTGTGGCCTATGCAGACATTGCTTTTGCACATACTACAGGGTACTGATATGATGAGCTTTTTCAAGGAGAGAAATCTTTCAACGGCGGGTGGCATGATCAGAAAAATACGCATTACTCCTGAGTCATTGAAGATGGCCATGCTGGTTATAACCGTATTGCCCATATTCATGATTTATCCCTTTGCTCAAAGGTATTTTATAAGGGGAATCATGATTGGCTCTATCAAAGGCTGA
- a CDS encoding cache domain-containing sensor histidine kinase, with product MYFRRLIGRLIDAIVPRGMANKLFVAICIIGALLIFSLVFIVTIISQNLLYYNAKMLLDNQAKQIVNTFDQYMEILRNTVMTTSRQNSIKSLIFKTYSEYGSYLVYRDAYAYLKNIHEFYDWIHVYIVVKDINYIMSSNPADVTGNYSKKGVTNQKWYKQLEESPIELLPLSNFIPPVSSKEEHFAYALRVRDVYKWKMYGYVIASIDKSVIGEMLKGTSFKEKGFVLVLRQDGDIAYCSRPFIYNTSRKGNFWSQLSNKGVISIKGKGEYYYSSWNSRLTGWKFITFTDKAYADKQILNFQLSVGIIAVSTVMLLIVMAKLTARTYIKPINRLIDFIHEIERKEFAGQISLEAKDELGDLIRSFNAMIASVRQNQILRKKAQIYVLQKQIDPHFLFNTLASIKALAQQNDAKGVVSMIEKLSDIFYYNINPSGSSMTKVRNEIAHIQNYLDIQRVRFGDRIKVVYEIDERVLDYSMPHIILQPIVENSITHSMENMKTGYQLEIKVGFEEEDIVFVIRDNGKGIPADKLDRLRQYIYDTDGKVKTDEFGIGLKNIQERLFLLYGEGYGLTINSIFGEYTEVRIRIPKSEKGEDITYVNGADR from the coding sequence ATGTATTTTAGAAGATTGATAGGTAGGTTAATAGATGCAATTGTTCCTAGGGGCATGGCAAACAAACTATTTGTTGCTATATGTATCATTGGTGCATTGTTGATATTTTCGCTGGTATTTATAGTAACCATTATTTCACAGAATTTATTGTATTACAACGCAAAAATGTTGTTGGATAATCAAGCAAAGCAGATTGTCAATACATTTGACCAGTATATGGAAATCCTTAGAAACACTGTTATGACCACCAGTAGACAAAACAGCATTAAGTCATTGATATTTAAGACTTATAGCGAGTACGGTTCTTATTTGGTATACCGTGATGCATATGCTTACTTAAAAAACATCCACGAGTTCTATGATTGGATTCATGTTTATATTGTGGTTAAAGATATAAATTATATTATGTCTTCCAATCCAGCAGATGTAACTGGCAACTATAGTAAAAAGGGGGTAACCAACCAGAAGTGGTATAAACAGCTTGAAGAAAGCCCTATAGAGTTACTGCCCCTATCCAATTTTATTCCGCCTGTATCTTCAAAGGAGGAGCATTTTGCATATGCTTTACGAGTGAGGGATGTTTATAAATGGAAGATGTATGGGTACGTCATTGCCAGCATAGATAAATCTGTCATTGGGGAGATGCTCAAAGGAACTAGTTTTAAGGAAAAAGGATTTGTTTTAGTGTTAAGGCAGGATGGAGACATTGCCTACTGCTCTCGACCGTTTATATATAATACTTCGAGGAAGGGGAATTTTTGGTCACAGTTATCAAATAAAGGCGTAATATCAATTAAAGGAAAAGGTGAATACTATTATTCATCTTGGAATTCACGGTTGACCGGGTGGAAGTTCATCACCTTTACCGACAAAGCATATGCTGACAAGCAGATTCTAAATTTTCAACTTTCGGTGGGTATTATTGCGGTTAGTACTGTAATGTTGTTAATTGTCATGGCCAAGCTGACAGCCAGGACTTATATAAAACCTATTAACAGGTTGATTGACTTTATACACGAGATTGAGAGAAAGGAATTTGCGGGGCAGATTAGCCTAGAAGCAAAGGATGAATTGGGTGACCTGATCAGATCGTTTAACGCCATGATCGCCTCTGTGCGGCAAAACCAAATTTTGCGAAAAAAGGCGCAGATATATGTGCTGCAAAAACAAATAGACCCGCATTTTCTTTTTAATACCTTGGCATCTATTAAAGCGCTGGCCCAACAGAACGATGCTAAAGGTGTTGTATCTATGATTGAAAAGCTGAGCGATATATTTTACTATAACATTAACCCTAGTGGAAGTTCCATGACAAAGGTGAGGAATGAAATAGCGCATATACAAAATTATCTTGATATTCAGCGGGTAAGATTTGGGGATAGGATAAAGGTAGTATATGAAATTGATGAGAGAGTGCTTGACTATAGCATGCCTCATATTATTTTACAGCCCATTGTGGAAAACTCTATAACTCATAGTATGGAGAATATGAAAACTGGGTACCAGCTTGAAATAAAAGTAGGCTTTGAAGAAGAAGATATTGTTTTTGTAATACGCGATAACGGAAAGGGGATTCCGGCTGATAAGCTTGACCGCTTGCGCCAGTATATATATGACACCGATGGTAAAGTCAAAACAGATGAGTTCGGCATAGGGTTGAAGAATATTCAAGAAAGGCTTTTTCTGCTTTATGGGGAAGGTTATGGCCTTACCATAAACAGCATCTTTGGGGAATATACAGAGGTGCGGATAAGAATACCGAAGTCCGAGAAAGGGGAAGATATAACCTATGTTAACGGTGCTGATCGTTGA
- a CDS encoding DUF4340 domain-containing protein has protein sequence MKKRQRSILALAVVLAVLVAAYFYVSNRPKKQAENNKTVEICKVPKEDIVKMVLESRDGTTLTFEKKDGKWTVDYPYPVVLDQTTVDDIAYSFANLYAERIIEEEPKDLSVYGLDKPVVVAKAFLKDGTQKVLYLGNKTPAGNTYYLMAEGDPKVYSVWMNHGEHFSYKLSDVREKDLPEIKTQELTYLKIAKKGKPTIEIEMNDEQSKDEAQFGLSLWRMTQPYNEPMGVSSDKFQKVLDDISSLTSKAIKEFVEDNPQDLSKYGLDDPVAELIVKDKENTLHLYFGKDTDDGKSVYFKTADVNSVYTMEKSKTKLLDTKPFDIVDKFAYIVNIDNVDKIIIEGRGKTHVLTLTRQTKKAEKEGEEDEVITTYRVDGKEVQEKPFKKFYQSLIGILVDAEIDKEMAEENPEVKTTFFLNKGSRREAHVNYVPYDNDFYAVFRSGKAEFVVAKSQVNKMLDDLEALIRGDLVKEE, from the coding sequence ATGAAAAAGAGGCAACGGAGCATACTTGCGCTTGCGGTTGTGCTGGCAGTGCTGGTTGCTGCGTATTTTTACGTGAGTAACCGGCCCAAAAAGCAGGCTGAGAATAATAAAACCGTAGAGATATGCAAAGTGCCAAAAGAGGACATTGTCAAAATGGTGCTGGAATCACGGGATGGGACTACTTTGACATTTGAAAAGAAGGACGGTAAATGGACGGTGGATTACCCCTATCCTGTGGTTTTGGACCAGACGACTGTTGATGATATAGCTTATAGTTTTGCCAATCTATACGCGGAAAGGATAATAGAGGAGGAACCTAAGGATTTATCGGTATATGGCCTGGATAAACCGGTTGTTGTTGCTAAGGCTTTTTTGAAAGACGGTACACAGAAAGTGCTGTACTTGGGTAACAAGACGCCGGCAGGCAATACCTATTATTTAATGGCTGAAGGAGACCCCAAGGTTTATTCGGTGTGGATGAACCATGGTGAGCATTTCAGCTATAAGCTCTCGGATGTGCGGGAAAAAGATCTTCCCGAGATAAAAACTCAAGAGCTCACCTACCTGAAAATAGCCAAGAAGGGAAAGCCTACTATTGAGATAGAGATGAACGATGAGCAGTCAAAAGATGAGGCACAGTTTGGGTTGAGTTTATGGAGAATGACCCAGCCTTATAATGAGCCGATGGGCGTATCATCTGATAAATTCCAAAAAGTTTTGGATGATATATCCTCGCTTACCAGCAAAGCCATCAAGGAGTTTGTAGAGGATAACCCCCAGGACCTCTCGAAGTATGGATTAGATGACCCAGTAGCTGAACTTATTGTCAAAGATAAGGAAAACACGCTCCATTTATATTTTGGAAAAGATACGGATGACGGTAAAAGCGTATACTTCAAGACTGCAGATGTTAACTCGGTGTATACTATGGAGAAGAGCAAGACTAAACTGCTTGATACAAAGCCGTTTGATATAGTGGATAAATTTGCCTATATTGTTAATATCGATAACGTAGATAAGATCATAATAGAAGGACGTGGCAAAACCCATGTGCTTACCCTTACCAGGCAAACCAAAAAGGCTGAGAAGGAAGGTGAGGAAGACGAGGTTATTACCACTTATAGGGTAGACGGTAAGGAAGTACAAGAAAAACCTTTTAAGAAGTTTTATCAGAGTCTGATTGGTATATTGGTAGATGCTGAAATAGATAAGGAGATGGCTGAGGAGAATCCAGAGGTTAAAACCACTTTCTTCTTGAATAAGGGCTCAAGGAGAGAGGCCCATGTGAATTATGTACCGTACGATAATGATTTTTACGCGGTGTTCCGTAGTGGGAAGGCCGAATTTGTAGTTGCAAAAAGTCAGGTTAACAAGATGCTGGATGACTTAGAGGCTTTGATTCGCGGAGACTTGGTCAAGGAAGAATGA
- a CDS encoding ABC transporter permease: protein MIFSKETLRLLKKYRTMYLFLIPGALILIIFAYLPMGGLVMVFQRYDPVSGFLGSKWVGFENFRRVFSSPVFGRALRNTLIISGLKLVITFPMPIIFSLMINELRNTNFKKTVQTIIYLPNFVSWVIVAGIWYSLLSTEGVVNQILINLKVIKDPVLFMQRKDLFYGIIVFTELWKSLGYNTIFYMAAITTIPVENYEAAMIDGANRWKQAVYITLPGISSTIALLFIMQVSGILNAGFDQMWTMSNLAVRDIADILDTAVLRTLTSGSVDDLSIGAALGMFKSVVGLLLFIVTNWVFKKCNQESFV, encoded by the coding sequence ATGATTTTTTCTAAAGAAACACTGCGTTTGCTAAAAAAATACCGCACTATGTATCTGTTCTTGATACCAGGGGCCTTGATACTCATTATATTTGCCTATCTGCCAATGGGTGGATTGGTGATGGTATTTCAAAGGTATGACCCTGTATCGGGGTTTTTAGGCAGTAAATGGGTAGGATTTGAAAATTTCAGGCGGGTGTTTAGCTCTCCGGTGTTTGGACGTGCATTGCGAAATACACTGATTATAAGTGGGCTAAAACTCGTTATCACTTTCCCCATGCCCATTATCTTCTCATTGATGATCAATGAACTGCGAAATACCAATTTCAAGAAAACCGTGCAGACCATTATATATCTTCCTAATTTTGTCTCGTGGGTTATCGTTGCTGGTATATGGTACAGTTTGCTGTCTACAGAAGGCGTTGTCAATCAGATTTTGATAAATCTCAAGGTCATTAAAGATCCCGTTTTATTTATGCAGAGAAAGGATTTATTTTATGGCATAATTGTATTTACTGAATTGTGGAAGTCGTTGGGATACAATACTATATTTTATATGGCTGCTATAACGACTATACCAGTAGAAAATTATGAGGCCGCAATGATAGATGGTGCTAATAGATGGAAGCAGGCGGTATATATTACACTTCCAGGTATTTCTAGTACGATAGCGCTGCTGTTCATTATGCAAGTCAGTGGAATACTCAATGCCGGCTTTGATCAAATGTGGACCATGAGCAATCTGGCAGTGAGGGATATAGCCGATATTTTGGACACTGCAGTGCTGCGCACTCTAACCAGCGGGTCGGTTGATGATTTATCTATAGGAGCTGCACTGGGCATGTTCAAGTCGGTAGTTGGATTGTTGCTGTTTATAGTTACAAACTGGGTGTTCAAGAAATGTAATCAGGAGTCATTTGTATAG
- a CDS encoding ThuA domain-containing protein, giving the protein MEKKALIVRGGWEGHQPVEVSELFRDILVEEGFEVEISETLDAFLNVEKLKSLHLIIPVWTMGKITDAQVGPVLEAVASGVGIAGCHGGMCDAFRECVQWQFMTGGQWVAHPGGDGVEYIVNIKRGSSPIVEGIDDFTVRSEQYYVHIDPAIEVLATTRFPVVDGPHVANGHVDVPVIWTKRWGKGRVFYCSLGHHVDVLQMEPVRTIMRRGFLWAAEGYDIAMQVKDKEGISIQAIKRMF; this is encoded by the coding sequence GTGGAGAAAAAAGCCCTTATAGTCAGAGGTGGCTGGGAAGGTCATCAGCCAGTTGAGGTTTCAGAACTATTTCGCGATATCCTTGTGGAAGAAGGGTTTGAGGTGGAGATATCTGAGACTTTAGATGCATTTTTGAATGTAGAGAAACTCAAATCGCTTCATCTTATCATTCCTGTATGGACTATGGGTAAGATTACAGACGCTCAAGTGGGCCCTGTCCTTGAAGCCGTTGCTAGTGGAGTGGGCATTGCGGGATGTCATGGGGGGATGTGCGACGCCTTCCGAGAGTGTGTTCAATGGCAGTTTATGACAGGAGGACAGTGGGTAGCTCATCCCGGCGGTGATGGAGTGGAATACATCGTTAACATTAAAAGGGGATCCAGTCCAATTGTGGAAGGGATTGATGACTTTACTGTAAGGAGCGAACAATACTATGTACATATTGACCCAGCAATAGAAGTACTTGCCACCACACGATTTCCTGTAGTGGATGGCCCTCATGTTGCCAACGGACATGTGGATGTTCCGGTTATTTGGACCAAGCGTTGGGGAAAAGGTAGGGTATTTTATTGTTCTTTAGGGCATCATGTAGATGTGCTTCAGATGGAACCTGTAAGGACTATAATGAGAAGAGGTTTTCTCTGGGCAGCTGAAGGTTACGATATTGCTATGCAGGTTAAGGATAAAGAGGGTATTTCAATTCAAGCAATAAAGAGGATGTTTTAG
- a CDS encoding MFS transporter, translating to MSFYSKNNRNYYALMIEGTLFFTGLAFLDTNSVIPIFIHTFTHSLQLAGLASTAGSASSLLAQLFIGPYVRKIKNMPAFISTIMFLFRPLPLLMLPILMFITNPYIVAWAFLAIYALLWASDGLIVVPWLDVFSRTIPDDQRGKLLGNQQLLGGIGSLIAGFIIKITLQNAKLPVTRKYCVLFGTSGILLLLSALAMTFVKDAPRKDNHKSSNILEYYCTLPELLNKNKAYRHMLATQIIGSFAGMTLPFLILFGQNTFALSPNQVSTLIYIQIIGSLIGGLFWGNISHRLGNKYVILTSQIINLVLPSLALTSLGLNKFLSPLFILVPICILGGINKGAWMGYTNYTIDITDEENRPAYFVLTSLITFPATFLPYLAGAIADTWGFVPLFIISVIAAVFSTYFALTLKNTK from the coding sequence ATGTCTTTTTACAGCAAAAATAACAGAAATTATTATGCTCTAATGATTGAAGGAACACTTTTTTTTACTGGCCTAGCTTTTTTAGACACTAACTCAGTAATTCCTATATTTATACACACATTTACGCACAGCCTCCAACTAGCAGGGCTGGCCAGTACAGCAGGATCTGCATCATCGCTATTGGCTCAACTTTTTATTGGACCATATGTACGCAAGATCAAGAACATGCCGGCTTTTATCTCGACAATAATGTTTCTATTTAGACCCCTTCCGTTGCTGATGTTACCAATTCTAATGTTTATAACCAATCCATACATAGTAGCATGGGCTTTCCTGGCAATATACGCGCTTTTATGGGCCAGCGATGGCCTCATTGTGGTACCTTGGTTAGATGTCTTTAGCCGCACAATCCCAGATGACCAACGGGGAAAACTACTTGGTAACCAACAGCTGTTAGGCGGCATAGGAAGTTTAATAGCAGGATTTATAATTAAAATAACGCTACAAAACGCTAAACTCCCGGTAACGAGAAAATATTGTGTACTTTTTGGAACATCAGGAATCCTTTTGCTTTTGTCAGCTCTAGCGATGACTTTTGTTAAAGACGCTCCAAGAAAGGATAATCACAAAAGTTCCAATATATTGGAATACTATTGTACCTTACCAGAACTTTTAAACAAAAACAAAGCCTACAGGCATATGCTAGCTACCCAGATAATAGGTAGCTTTGCAGGCATGACCTTACCTTTTTTAATTCTGTTTGGCCAAAATACCTTTGCCTTGTCTCCAAACCAGGTTTCCACACTCATATACATCCAAATCATTGGTTCACTGATTGGAGGACTATTTTGGGGAAATATCAGCCATCGTCTTGGCAATAAATATGTAATACTGACATCACAGATTATTAACCTTGTACTTCCTTCTCTCGCCTTGACAAGCCTTGGATTAAATAAATTTCTGTCACCTTTATTTATCCTTGTTCCCATATGCATACTAGGCGGAATAAATAAAGGAGCATGGATGGGGTATACTAACTACACCATCGACATAACAGACGAGGAAAACCGCCCTGCATATTTTGTGCTGACAAGCCTAATAACCTTCCCAGCCACCTTCCTCCCGTATCTGGCCGGAGCCATCGCAGATACCTGGGGATTTGTTCCATTATTCATTATTAGTGTGATAGCCGCCGTGTTTTCTACATATTTTGCGCTTACCCTCAAAAACACCAAGTAA
- a CDS encoding Gfo/Idh/MocA family protein yields MRKVKVGIVGCGNISGIYLKNCSQRFEILEVVACADLVLERAQARAKEFDIPKVCSVEELLADPEIDIVVNLTVPKAHAQICIAALEAGKNVYVEKPLAITREEGKKILDIAKAKGLLVGCAPDTFLGAGLQTCRKLIDDGWIGEPVAATAFMVCHGHESWHPDPEFYYQVGGGPMFDMGPYYLTALISLIGPIRRVTASARITFPERTITSQPKYGTKIKVETPTHIAGIMDFENGAVGTIITSFDIWNANLPRIEIYGSEGTLSVPDPNTFGGPVLVRRQGASEWKEIPLTHGYADNSRGIGVADMAYALLTGRPHRANGEMAYHVLDVMQGFLDASERGSHYLVHSSCSRPAPLPLGLSNGVLDK; encoded by the coding sequence ATGAGAAAAGTAAAAGTGGGAATTGTGGGATGTGGTAATATAAGCGGTATTTATTTGAAAAACTGTAGTCAACGGTTTGAGATTTTAGAGGTTGTAGCTTGTGCAGATTTGGTTCTGGAAAGAGCGCAAGCCAGGGCAAAAGAATTCGATATTCCCAAAGTCTGCTCGGTGGAGGAACTTCTTGCCGATCCCGAGATTGATATTGTAGTCAATTTGACAGTTCCTAAAGCACACGCTCAGATATGTATAGCTGCTCTTGAAGCCGGTAAAAATGTCTATGTTGAAAAACCGTTGGCCATCACTCGTGAAGAAGGGAAAAAGATACTGGACATAGCCAAGGCTAAAGGGCTTTTAGTAGGGTGTGCTCCTGATACTTTTCTTGGGGCGGGGCTTCAAACCTGTCGAAAGTTGATAGATGATGGTTGGATAGGTGAGCCCGTTGCAGCGACGGCTTTTATGGTATGCCATGGCCATGAGAGCTGGCATCCTGATCCTGAGTTTTATTACCAGGTAGGTGGTGGGCCTATGTTTGATATGGGGCCATACTATTTGACGGCTTTGATATCCCTTATAGGTCCTATAAGGAGGGTGACGGCATCGGCTAGAATTACATTCCCCGAAAGGACTATTACCAGTCAACCCAAATATGGTACGAAGATAAAGGTAGAAACGCCTACGCATATTGCCGGCATTATGGATTTTGAAAATGGAGCTGTTGGGACTATAATAACCAGTTTCGATATATGGAATGCTAATTTGCCGCGAATAGAAATTTACGGTAGTGAGGGCACCCTCAGCGTGCCTGATCCTAATACTTTTGGTGGACCGGTGCTTGTAAGGCGACAGGGTGCGAGTGAGTGGAAAGAGATCCCTTTGACTCACGGTTATGCTGACAACAGTCGCGGCATTGGGGTGGCTGATATGGCCTATGCACTGTTGACAGGGAGACCACACAGGGCAAATGGAGAGATGGCCTATCACGTATTGGACGTCATGCAGGGATTTTTAGATGCATCGGAAAGGGGAAGCCATTATCTCGTTCATAGCTCGTGTAGTCGTCCGGCGCCATTACCCTTGGGTTTAAGCAATGGAGTACTGGATAAATAG
- a CDS encoding uroporphyrinogen decarboxylase family protein, whose translation MTSKELMLKTFRGEATDQIPVTPHWWGLYKFQLAGIISGYEGEATAWSLSGEELAKVDELFYETFKPDMFHLTTGASRVSRDENYYREYDRLLKEVCKLESKSAIDEFIKLAYPTKEGILNSGVFDHIRILSEKYGEEVFIALNEGNPICTVFDSYMGFVEGLTALAEKPDMMEYFIFRLYEGLLPRMEALVASGAHGYIGSETYCSCDIISPQMYRDIVFPAQQFFYRSIDKMGLVPIVYFLGDIRPIIKDIRKLGVKGLMVEESKKTFVLDIAEIYRMLEGEVVLFGNLDSVYTLLKGTTQDVERETIRQLEAAKDGRFIMANGSPICFDTPVENIRAMISAVRTYRR comes from the coding sequence ATGACTTCTAAGGAGTTGATGCTAAAGACATTTCGCGGAGAAGCAACTGACCAAATACCTGTTACTCCGCATTGGTGGGGATTATATAAGTTCCAGCTGGCAGGAATTATCTCTGGGTACGAAGGAGAAGCTACTGCTTGGTCATTGTCGGGAGAAGAGCTGGCAAAGGTGGATGAACTGTTTTATGAGACGTTTAAACCGGATATGTTTCATTTGACAACGGGTGCTTCACGCGTGTCTAGGGATGAGAACTATTACCGTGAATACGATAGGCTGCTCAAAGAAGTATGCAAGCTGGAGTCAAAATCAGCTATAGACGAATTTATAAAATTAGCATATCCTACGAAAGAAGGAATACTAAATAGCGGCGTGTTTGACCACATACGAATATTATCGGAAAAATACGGAGAAGAGGTGTTTATCGCCTTAAATGAAGGCAATCCCATATGCACTGTGTTTGACAGCTATATGGGATTCGTTGAGGGTTTGACTGCACTTGCTGAGAAGCCTGACATGATGGAATACTTTATATTTCGACTATATGAAGGTTTGTTACCTAGAATGGAAGCACTGGTTGCAAGTGGAGCACACGGCTATATCGGTTCGGAGACGTACTGTTCTTGTGATATTATTTCTCCTCAGATGTACCGTGATATAGTGTTTCCGGCCCAGCAGTTCTTTTATAGGAGCATTGACAAGATGGGCTTGGTACCAATTGTTTACTTTTTAGGTGATATCAGACCCATTATTAAGGACATTAGGAAATTGGGCGTCAAAGGATTGATGGTTGAAGAGTCCAAGAAGACGTTTGTATTGGACATAGCTGAAATATACAGAATGCTTGAAGGGGAAGTTGTACTATTTGGTAATCTAGACAGCGTTTATACCCTTCTTAAGGGGACAACACAAGACGTAGAAAGGGAGACTATAAGGCAATTGGAAGCGGCTAAAGACGGGAGGTTCATCATGGCCAATGGTAGTCCTATTTGCTTTGATACCCCCGTTGAGAACATTCGTGCTATGATATCAGCAGTTAGAACTTATAGGAGATAA